From the genome of Pelosinus fermentans DSM 17108:
ACAACCTACATAGCCTCTTCCTAAAGTGGCTTCTGTTACATTTGGGATTGGTTTTGCTTGTGAAACAAATGGCATGCAATAAAATGGGTGAGCATGAATTGTACATCCGATTTCTTTAAAATTTTTTAGAATCAGCATATGCATTAATCCTTCACGAGAAAGTTTTCCATTACCTTCAAGAAGATTTAAGTCATAGTCGATTAATAACATATCCTTTGGCTGTATGTTGCAGTGAAAGCATTCAGACATTAAAGATGGAGAGATAAGAATGCGATTTTCATCCACTTTTACAGCGAAATTGCCGCCAGCTGCATTCGTTAATCTTCGGTCCCACATGTTTTTGGCGACGATCGCCATTTCTTCTCTCGTTTCAATATAGGATAAATTGCTCATTATAAACGCTCCTTTTTCTCTTATGTATAGTTTATTTTAACGAATTTTGTTTACAGTCACTGAAGAAATAAGCTCGTATGCTCTTTTTGGTTTAAACCCAACTGACAATGATGATTCGGCAGTTGCGGCAGATACAGCGGTTGCAAGCTTTATCATGTCAATCGTGGAAAGCTGATTATGAATACCATAAATTAAGCCGGATAAAAAACTGTCACCGCAGCCAATGGTATTTATAACACGGATCTTGGGAGGGGTTGCTTTAAAAATACCGTCAGATGTTTTGATAATTGATCCAGCACTGCCAAGTGATACGGCAATGATTTCAATATTATATGGCGCAAGTGAATCAATTGCGGATACAATATCATTTTCATCGCAAGTAAGAGCGCGGTTACACAGCGTGGACAGCTCATCAAGGTTTGGTTTAATTAGGAAAGGCGACTCTGTAATACACTGTTTTAATGAATCACCACTGGTGTCCAAAAAGATTTTTAACTTTTTGTCCTTTAGTTCAGTTAATATTTCATTATAGACTGCTGTATCAGGGGAATTTGATGCATCGCCAGATAACACAAGATAATCATTCGTTTGGATTTCATTTTTCATGCATGATACTATATCTTGTAAATCGCAATTGGATAGTTGAACTCCTTTCTCAGCTATGATAGTACAGTCGCCGGTTTCTTCCACCAATAAATAATTAGTGCGGCTATTAGGAGTTGCCTTATGAATGAAGCGAACATCTACACCGAATTTAGCCAAGGCATCAATAATTCTTTGACCTGTTTTTCCGTGAGAGATACCAAAAGCTTTGCTGTTTTTCCCAAGGATATTTAAATTAATTGATACATGGGTACCTTTACCGCCGATAACTTCTGCAGTATCTTGAATGCGGCTAGTAACATTTTTCTCTAGTTTTTCAAGATACAGAACTTTATCGATGGCAGGATTTAGCGTTAATGTGTTTATCAATGCCGTTCCTCCTTTTTGCTTAGTGCAAACAAACAAATTTACTGGATTGTTTTGTTTATGACTGAATGATAACATCAAACGGAAACAAAATCAAATATTTTTTTGGAATTGTGAGTTTTGTGAAAAAAAGTGAAGAATTTTGAATTTTATGTTGTGATTATTATGTTGTGATGCTATAATAAACACAAAGACAGAAGCAAACAAAATTAAACGGAATATAAAATGCAAATTTTATCAAACGCTATTTTATTATTATTAAAACTACGATTAGGAGGAATAAAAAATGAAGCTAGGCTTTTTTACTGCAAATTTTACGGAGAGATCTTTGGAAGAGGTAGCCAAAATGGTCGCTGGCTATGGTTATGAAGCGTTAGAAATACCCGCTTATGAAGGTAACGGGCAATTGGAGACAGAGGACGTTATAAAGGGAAATAATGCAGAAAAAATTAAGAAGATGGTTGCCGGTTTTGACCTATCGATATCAGCACTTAGCAATCATGCGGATTCATTCTTAATCATGGGTCCTACGGGAATAGAAACAGATTTCATATATAAAGGAAGTGCCCAAGAAAAGATTAAACATGGCACAGAAAGCTTAATACGAACAGCTCAAGCAGCAAGTGCTTTGGGAGTTCCGGTTGTAGTAGGATATCCTGGAGTAGAAAACTGGGGACGCTTTTTCTTTTTCCCCTATGGGCACGGCTGGAGTGAATATGAAGAACAATTTGTAGAACGTTTTACGCCAATATTAGATAAATTCAAAGAATACGGTGTGAAATTCGCAATTGAACCTCATCCAAATAGTTTTATATATGATATACATACAGCTGAAAGAGCTCTGGAATTAGTAGATTATCATCCTTGCTTGGGATATAATTTTGATCCGGCAAATGTAACGTATCTTTCTTTAAGCCCTGAAATTTTTGTTGATCGATTGAAAGAGCGGATTTTTCATGTTCATGCGAAAGATGCTGAATTAGTAGCACATAACTTACCTACAGGCGGCACGTTGATGCAGGGTGATATGAGCAGGCTGGATCGATCATTTCGTTTTCGTATCCCTGGCTGGGGCGATGTAAATTGGAAGAGGCTGATTACAGAGCTTTCAATGACAGGATATAATGGGGTTCTTAGTTATGAGCATGAAGATGTTACCATGAGTCGTATGGATGGTGTAGAAAAAACAGCGGCATTTTTAAAGCCATTATTAATCAAAGCACCTTATGAAGGTCGTTCTGATAAATTATTCAGCAGCAAAGATTAATAGTTTCAAATAACAGACTATTCAGAAATGAGGTAATAAATGAACAAGGCCAAAGACCTTGCTCACTATAACTCTTGGATTTCCGAGAGAGTACATTTAAAGTAAGGGGGAAAAACCAATGACAAAATTGATGCGTGCTCAAGTTGTAAAAGCTCCGGGGAAAATGGAAATTGCACAAGTGCCTATTCCGGAAATAGGTGATGATGAAGTATTAATTAAAGTCAAGATGTGCGGTATCTGCGGTACAGACTTAAAAATTTATGCAGGAGAATATGCCAAAGAATATCTTCCGCTTATTTCAGGGCATGAATTTTGGGGCATTGTAGACCAAGTCGGCAAAAATGCGAAAGGGATTGAAGTAGGAGATCGAGTATCCGCGGATATATGTATGACCTGCGGAACATGTTATTTTTGCAGGCGAGGAGAAGGATTATTATGCCAAGACTTTACACAGTTGGGTATACATACTAATGGCGCATTTGCTGAATACGTAAAAGCTCCCTGGCAGAATTGCTATCTTATTCCAGAAGAAGTAGATGATTATTCGGCAGCGTTTATTGAA
Proteins encoded in this window:
- a CDS encoding sugar phosphate isomerase/epimerase family protein — protein: MKLGFFTANFTERSLEEVAKMVAGYGYEALEIPAYEGNGQLETEDVIKGNNAEKIKKMVAGFDLSISALSNHADSFLIMGPTGIETDFIYKGSAQEKIKHGTESLIRTAQAASALGVPVVVGYPGVENWGRFFFFPYGHGWSEYEEQFVERFTPILDKFKEYGVKFAIEPHPNSFIYDIHTAERALELVDYHPCLGYNFDPANVTYLSLSPEIFVDRLKERIFHVHAKDAELVAHNLPTGGTLMQGDMSRLDRSFRFRIPGWGDVNWKRLITELSMTGYNGVLSYEHEDVTMSRMDGVEKTAAFLKPLLIKAPYEGRSDKLFSSKD
- a CDS encoding 1-phosphofructokinase family hexose kinase codes for the protein MINTLTLNPAIDKVLYLEKLEKNVTSRIQDTAEVIGGKGTHVSINLNILGKNSKAFGISHGKTGQRIIDALAKFGVDVRFIHKATPNSRTNYLLVEETGDCTIIAEKGVQLSNCDLQDIVSCMKNEIQTNDYLVLSGDASNSPDTAVYNEILTELKDKKLKIFLDTSGDSLKQCITESPFLIKPNLDELSTLCNRALTCDENDIVSAIDSLAPYNIEIIAVSLGSAGSIIKTSDGIFKATPPKIRVINTIGCGDSFLSGLIYGIHNQLSTIDMIKLATAVSAATAESSLSVGFKPKRAYELISSVTVNKIR
- a CDS encoding class II aldolase/adducin family protein, with the translated sequence MSNLSYIETREEMAIVAKNMWDRRLTNAAGGNFAVKVDENRILISPSLMSECFHCNIQPKDMLLIDYDLNLLEGNGKLSREGLMHMLILKNFKEIGCTIHAHPFYCMPFVSQAKPIPNVTEATLGRGYVGCIEYTKAYTPELSQNVYNYFEKNRALAEKKPIGVILPLHGVVVSGPNIYMAYSMLERIETDAFCTITKDCI